One Vicia villosa cultivar HV-30 ecotype Madison, WI linkage group LG5, Vvil1.0, whole genome shotgun sequence genomic window, AGTTCTAGCcggcgccgcgccaaagtctctgtttttgatcgcgccgcacacatccgttgccgcgccgcggccgcggcgttaaaagcccaaaacttataaataaaagccctagcttccaagtgaaagGAGATCTTTtatgagcgaaattaggagagcattctgagtttgcagtcaagaacaacaattgaaggccaaatcTTTACTAATCGAAGACAttctgttgatgaagatgaatccctctattaattcttgtgtgttctccattcctatggagagctaaattcctcttgttgagtttgaggtagtaattaacctatgaatatacaataccattgattctttcctatgaacaattgtttgaatttattatcaataagaaactttCCTTTTATCTTAAAttattgtggagtctttgatcgaaagaaaagattctaacttttgccctaggttactatattgattcaacctcaatttgcagagatggaattgtgattgagttttcataattatcgttccttattactattatcgatattgatatttggagagatcgaatctcataccagtaaaagtctatctaatttgatttgcagacatggaatcatatttgaggataagtgaagatagtaattcaaaagattgttcaattgtgaattaattgataaattgtataggaataggttgatgaaccctaaagctcaacatatttccttaatcgttaacaaacgttcattatttacatttaaattattgtttaaatttgatagtattataatcataaaacaaatccaattacttttgctcactcaaaataaataactatagaacggcagtgacattaaccaatccctgtggatacaatatattaccgaaaatatttacccacaaatactttcaacaatctTTGGCCAAAGTGGCCATCCTAGCAAGCATAAATTAAACTCCCATAACTGGTCTGGCTTGGAAAACACACATCATAATGCCTAGCTCATCCTTAGTCACCAAGGTGTCGCACAAAGGTTTTCCAAAAAGTGTGAAAGCTAGTATCATGTGGAAATACCTAATGGCGGGATTGTGGATTTCTGAAGAGATTCGTAGATAATTCTGGTTTCTACCAGATATTGTATTCCAGAAGTAGTCAACTATGTTATCAGGGAAGTACTCATCATCGACTTCCattaaggcatccatgcctttaGGAAATCCTAGTAACTCGGCCAACTGACGGGTGGTGAAGCGGAAGGTGAATCCAAACAATCTGAATGAAACTCTTCCTCTGTTGAATCCTAATCCAAGTCTAGCCTCATATCGAAGGGAACTCAGAAACTCTAAGGTCAGGTTGCGGAAAGTGGGTGTACGGGTGGTAAGGAGATCCTCCCATCCAATCTGATGAAGCATAAAGTGCACACTTTCCCGGATACCTAGAACTGTCAGAGTTGCATCATGCGAGAAAGCGGTGAGACCCATCTCACGCTGTGCCAAAATCTCATATCGTCTCTGCTGATCCTCACTCCCAAAAGTAACTACCATGTCATCAGTGAAATCCATCTCTAAAGTTAGAAAAGTGGTTAGTACCctggaagtttttaaaatcagaaagaaaagttttaagttagtatgatttaaaacaaaaagagttagtattttgaaaatagagtgcagaaagaaaagaagataaattttaataaaacatttaaaattataataatttaaaagaaaattaaagttaaaaggtgggttgtctcccacgaaAGCTCTTTGTTTAACGTCGCAAGCTCGACGAATCGATGGTTAGTTTTTCGACTCGACGATTAACTCTACGAGCTTAAGACTATCAGTGTAGTATTTGTTTTCAACAATATGGTAATGTTTTAATCGCTGCCCGTTTACAACGAAGCTATCGCTCgattttcctttaatttcgacAGCGCCACTCGgatatactttggtaacttcgaaTGGACCAGACCATCTTGAACTAAGCTTTCCTGGAAAGAGCTTAAGTCGAGAATTAAATAGTAGCACCACATCTCCTTCATTGAATTCCTTCCTTGAGATGCCTTTATCGTGCCACttctttgttctttctttgtaAATCCTAGCATTCTCGTAAGCATCCAATCTAATTTCTTCCAACTCGTTAATATCTAATAGCCTCCTTTCGCCTACGGCGGTGTAACTTAGGTTTAAGGTTTTTATTGCCCAGTAGGCTTTATGCTCTAGTTCTATCGGTAAATGACAAGATTTATTGTATACTAATTTGAAGGGCGTGGTTCCTATTGGTGTATTGTAGGCGGTTCTATACACCCACAGTGCTTGGTGTAACTtagttgaccaatccttcctagatgtGGCAACAGTCCTTTCAAGTATTTACTTGATTTGTCTATTCGAGACTTCGACTTGTCCACTCGTTTGTGGGTGGTAAGGTGTTGCTACACGGTGTCGGACTCCATACTTTACTAAGAGTTTCTCGAAAATTCTAGATATGAAGTGGGATCCTCCGTCGCTAATGACTAATCTTGGTACACCAAACCTCGGAATGATTATATTCTTGAACAACTTAATCACTACTTGCGCATCGTTTGTGGGTGAGGCTACAACTTCTATCCATTTAGATACGTAATCGATTGCGACAAGTATGTAGTTATTACTAAAGGAAGATGGGAAAGGTCCCATAAAATTTATTCCCCACACATCAAagatttcttcttctaaaatGCCCTTTTGCAGCATTTCATCTCGCCTAGATATGTTTCCAGTGCGCTGACATTGGTCGTAATTTCTAATAGTGATGTGGACAtccttccacaggttgggccaaaaGAGACCGGCTTGCAGAATCTTAGCGCATGTCTTTGACGTGCTTGCATGCCTACCATAGGGGGCATCATGGCAATGATGTATTATGCTTTCTATATCTTCTTCTGGAACACATTGGCGGAACATCCCATCAACGTCTCTCTTAAATAGCAAGGGTTCATTCCAATAATAATGTTTAAGttcatggaagaacttcttcttttgttgatagGTCATGTCAGGCGGAAGCACTCTCGCTGCTAAGTAGTTGACGAAATCAGCATACCATGGCAGTGTGGTTCCGGTGCTAAGTGCCTTAACGGTATACGCTTTAGGTTGTTCCAATGTGTCACTTTCGGATTCTAGATGTGCTATTAAGTGTTCATAAGGGAAGTCATCGTTGATTGGTGTTTCTTCTGTTTTAATACCTTCCATCCTAGATAAATGATCGGCTACAACGTTTTcggttccctttttatctttgatttccaaatcaaattcttgTAGCAGTAGGATCCACCTTAATAGTCTAGGTTTTGCATCTTGTTTAGCTAGTAGATACCTAATGGCTGCATGGTCGGTGTAAACTATTATCTTTGCTCCTATCAGATAGGAACGAAACTTATCAACGCGAAGACCACGGCCAAGAGTTCCTTTTCGGTTGTTGCGTAATTCATTTGCGTATGGTCTAAGGTCCTACTTGCATAATATATTGCGTGGAGTTTCTTATCTTTCCTTTGGCCTAAGGCTGCTCCTACAGCATAGTCGCTTGCATCACACATAATTTCAAATGGTAATTTCCAGTCGGGTGGTTGCATTATGGGTATGGATATAAGGGTTATCTTTAGTACTTCAAAGGCTTCTAAATATTCATCGTTGAAGTTAAACTCAATGTCTTCCATTAAGAGGCTGGTCAAAGGTTTAGAGATCTTAGAAAAGTCCTTTATAAATCTGCGGTAGAAACCTGCGTGTCCTAAGAAGCTCTGTATTTCTCTAACTGTTTTTGGGGGTTGAAGATTTTCTATTACTTCGATCTTTGCTTTATCGACTTCGATTCCTCTTTCGGAGACTACATGTCCAAGTACACTCCCTTGTTTAACCATAAAGTGACACTTTTCCCAATTTAAGACGAGGTTAACTTGTACACATCTGTCCAATAATTTTTCTAGATTAGAGAGACATCCTTCGAAATCCTCCCCACACACAGAGAAGTCATCCATAAGGACTTCCATGATGTTGTCTATGTAATCAGCGAAAATTGAcatcatgcatctctgaaatgtcgCAGGGGCGTTGCATAATCCGAACGACAtccgtctataagcgaatgttccataaggacacgtgaaggttgttttctcttgGTCATCAGGGTGAATTGGGATTTGAAAGAATCCTGAGTAACCATCCAGGTAGCAGTAATAGGAATGTTTTGCTAAATGTTCGAGCATTTGGTCAATAAAGGgaagagggaaatggtctttcctTGTGGCTTTGTTTAGTTTGCGATAGTCAATACACATCCTTGCTCCAGTCACCTTTCTTTCTGCTATAGATTCTCCTGACTTATTTACGGTAACTGTTATACCTCCCTTCTTTGGTACACAATGGACCAGACTTACCCACTGACTATCAGAGATTGGATATATAATTCCTGCATTCAGAAGTTTGGTAACTTCATCTTTAACTACTGTGCTCAGGATAGGGttaatccttctttgatgttccctagaggttttgcaaTCTTCTTCCAGCATGATACGATGCATACAtatggaaggacttattcctttcagatcagCAATGTTATATCCTAACGCAGATGGATACTTCCTTAACACTTGTAATAGCTTCTCGGTCTCTGTGGCTCCTAGCTCTGCGTTGACTATTACTGGTCTTTTGAGCTCATCGTCTAGGTATTCATACCTAAGAGTCTTGGGTAATGGCTTAAGGTCCAAGGCTGGTTTCTTTGGGCAAGGAATAGGGTTGggtgttaaagctaagcattcgctTAAACTATCGTCTCAATATTTCGGACGCCAATTGTCATCTTCGAAAATCAGGGGCATCGGAATCTTTATAACTTCAGAGTAAGATTCTTCTGATAATCATATCTCTCTTACACATTCATCAATAACATCCACCAGGTAACATGTGTCTTCTATAGTTGGGGCTTGAAGGAATTGTGTTAAGATAAACTCGACCTTCTCCTCACCTACTTCGAATGTCAACTTGCCTTTCTTTACGTCTATAATGGCTCCAGCGGTAGCTAGAAAAGGTCTTCCTAGGATTATAGGAATATTGACGTCTTCCTTTATGTCCATAATTATGAAATTCGTAGGGATGTAGAATTGTCCGATGCGGACGGGTAAGTTTTCAAGAACACCTACAGGATACTTGACAGATCGGTCTATAAGTTGTACTAACATCTTTGTTGGTCTTAGGTCTCCCATGTTTAGTTTCTCACAAATAGACAAAGGCATTAGGCTAATACTAGCTCTTAAGTCGCATAGAGCTTTGTCTATGACAAATTTTCCTATATTGCTAGGTATGGAGAAACTTCCTGGGTCTTTCAGCTTAGAtggcattttattttgaattatggcACTACATTCGGCAGTGAGTGTTACGGTCTCGTTGtcttctaatttcttcttattcaataggatttcttttaggaacTTAGCATATGAGGGCATTTGGGTAATGGCTTCCGTAAACGGAATtgtaatatttaattgtttaagaAGTTCGACAAATTTCTTAAACTTCCCTATGTTTTTAGACTTCTCGAGTCTTTGAGGGTACGGGATAGGTGGTTTATAATGTGGCGGAGGTATGTATGGCACTTCTTTTTCCTCCGTCTCGCCTTCTTTGTCCTCTTTCTCTTTCGGGTTACTTGGTTTATCCTTGGGTCTACTTTCCTCCTCAGTTGTCTTACTTGGGCTTTGGAAAATAGCAGGGTTTTTAAGTCTAGGGTCAGTCGGTTCGTGCATTTCTCTACCACTTCGTAGAATAATAGCATGAGCATGTCCTTTTGGGTTTGGTTGTGGTTGTCCTGGAAATGTCCCAGCAGGTGCAACaataggtgcttgttgttgtgcCACTTGAGAGATTTGTGTCTCAAGCATCTTGTTGTGAGTGGCCAACGCGTCTACTTTAGTCGCTAACTGTTTGATTTGCTCATTAGTGTGCATGTTCTGGTTTATGAAGTCCTTATTAGTCTGAGTTTGAGTGGCTATGAAATTTTCCATCATTAATTCTAAGTTAGACTTCCTAGGGACGTTAGAAGTATCGAAGGGTGCCTTTTGATATCCAGGTGGTACACTGGGTGCTTGACCAGGTGCGTACAATGCATTATTGTTCTTGTACGAGAATTTAggatgattcttccatcctgGGTTATATGTGTTTGAGtaggggtttccttgagcatagtttactggtTCAGGGGAAACTCCTGCCAAAAGATGGCACTCGGGGGCAGCATGTCCAGACATTCCGCATATTTCGCAATTTGGGGAAACAGCAGCCACGGCGTCTACCGGTGCTACAGTGAGGTTTTCGATCTTCTGAGTTAGGGCATCGACTTTGGCGTTAACGCGGTTGAGGCTACTTATCTCATACATACCACTCTTCGTTGAAGATTTCTCTCCAGAAGTTTTCTCTGATTGAGCTCTCTCGCTTCCCCAATTATAATGATTCTGAGCCATACTCTCGATAAGTGCATAGGCATCAGCATACGCTTTATCCATCAGTGTGCCACCTGCGGCGGCGTCAATTGTAAGTCTCGTATTGTAGAGGAGACCATTGTAGAAGGTATGGATAATTAACCATTCTTCTAATCCGTTATGTGGACAGAGTCTAAGCATGTCTTTGTATCTCTCCCACGCTTCGAATAAAAACTCGTTGTCTTTTTGTCTAAACCCATTGATCTGGGCTCTTAGCATGGAGGTCTTACTAGGTGGAAAATAACGTGCTAGGAAGACTTTCTTATGTTCATTCCAGGTCATGACAGAATTGGCGGGTAAAGACTAGAGCCAAGCTCTAGCTATATCCCTcagtgaaaaaggaaaaaggcgcaGTCGGATAGCTTCCGCACTGACATCATTCGCCTTTACAGTGTCTGCATATTACAAGAACACTGACAAATGAAGATTAGGGTCTTCCGTCgcatttccagaaaattgattttgttgtACAGCTAACAACAACGATGGTTTTAGCTCGAAATTATTTGCCTCAATAGCAGGTGCACCAATGTTATTGTGTTGTTCAGCTTGCGAAGGAATAGCGTAAGATTTGAGAGGACGCGGCTATTCTCCCATGGTTGAttcttcaactggttcagaaatAGGAGTAGGAACAAGAGTGCGAGTACGTCGTAATCAACGTGATATAGTGATAGAACGCTCTGGTTCGGGAATTGGCAGCGCTAAGTCCTCACTTCGAGAGCGAGTACTTGGCATGCACATAGGGAATTAGAAATATTGAGTTTTCCTTAGTCTCTACAACGTAACAGTTAATTACGATTATCGACTAaattagtccccggcaacggcggcaaaaacttgatcgcgacaatGGGGTATGTCACTGATtaagactgcaagtgcacagtctatcacgtagttttaaaagatatcgaacccacagggactaagaatcgacctaagGTAGTTAATCActactacgtaaatctaaggctaatatctTATTGATTATGATCAGACAGGGAATTAAAAGAAATATTATTGAATTAAATAAGCGGGAATATATCCGGTATGTAATGGTCGGACGTCGGGGATCTAGTAAACTATCGACGTGAATCataatttaaaatacttttcctgtagaaatcacttgtttaaaaaccttcctctcacattctcgtgtttattgattacgatctcattattaaacctaagtgagcgctctcgctgtatcaaaTAAAGTTTAATATGATTTTTGAAAACCGATGAAGTCTAATTAACCTTAAAGCACTCTCGttgtatttaaggttaatgttTAATTCCTACTGTCCAGTTacaatctcaaactctcgtttttattgatcctaacttctattgtttttaactctcgttacaaaacGGTTGGATTAAGCATTAGAAATAAATACcagataaataaatttcattaataaaaatACGTCGATAGTGTTACTCGATTCCCTCGAttatgtgaccttacataccgaTAAAAATAATTTAGCCGGACATTGTTTTAATAAACAGAACAGAACATATATAGCAGGTGTAAAATAATCTGGACATAATTTGGTAAACTAACATaaacaaacaataataataaaagataatAAATGAACCTGAATTAATATAGCAAAACTGAATTTGAAACAGAGCAGCACTGGTTCTTGAATTCGGTACTGAAATTGAGTTCTTGAAAATAAATCTGATGCTAAACTAAAACTAAATCTGAAGCTAACAATGAAAACTAAATCGCAATAGAAtttccggtgtggaaatctattgTAGGAAGTGGGTAGGAAACCAAAAGCAGAACTTGAAAAATAGCAGAAGAATTAAGTGACGGCAGTAGGTTAAAAATGCGTAACCCTCTCAATTAATCTTGAAGGGTATCTATAGAGCTGCCTCAGAATCTTGTGCTGGAGTTTGTTTCGTCTCTGTTGCTGTTCTTTCGGAGGAGAAAATGGCGGAGAGTGAAAACAACGTCTCTTCTGGGCCTGGGTGTGTGACTAACGTCACACACTAGTATTAAGGGGGGTGCCGAACGGCATGAAGGGGGGTGCAGACCGGCAGGCACTTCAGTGTGCCCTCCGTCACGTGCACACTTACTCTTGCGCGTTGGGCTTGTTTTGTGTTCTGAGCCTTTTTCTTCTTCCTATTTGCAACTCCTCATTTAATTGTCATTTTAAGCAATTCTTCTTCATTTTAGCTCCTTTTTCCGATTATTTATTTTGCAAgcttcgattaaataaattcctgaaaacaaatagaaataccggcataatgcaaaataaaataataaaatcaaaataaattaagataataatgcatgtaaattaagctaaatatacgatacgttTTTGTGTTATCAGGCACCGTATCCTAGTTTGGAAGGGGGAGCTTCTAAAGTTGTTACTTGGTCTCCTATCTGGATTGGTAATGTTTGGTCAAGAGGATGTATGTATTTGGAAACAAACCCAATAGGTGGATTTTTCGCTAAAAGAGGCCTATGATTATCTTGGTTCCCTTGTTGGTCAACCAAAGAATAGGTTTGAGACATGCTTCACGGGCTCTCTAGAATTTGGAAGAGTTGGGTGCCTTTTAAAATTGTAGTGTTCTCTTATCATCTGCTCTATAATAGGTCGCCAACTTGGTGAAACATTTTTAGGCGTCAATGGTGGTGTAGTGGGGTATGACATGTGTGGTGGACAAATGGAATTGGCTGACCATCTCTTTGAGTTGttcaatgtaacaccccttttctaaaccccaaatattataaatattcacAGAGTAGAATATAATGCATaaacaaaagggcgtcacatgttgttTCCATAGCGATGAAAACCCAAAACATCACATACAAACATGCATCTGATCAATTcataacacaatttgaaaacATCATGTTTCATTAATTATGCATAACACACGCGGAAATATAATTCTCAaataatttcaatgaatatatctcatactatattcatctaccaattcaaaaTAACTTAATCAACATATGCTATATGAAGTCCAATAACTAGGAAACATAGCCTTCAACATAATATATCCAAAATATCATGTCAAAACACAATAAAGATGATAAATATCCAAACATctaaaaacatgagttcaaaaccCATCAGTGATACATGATCAAAGatttgactcactacctaaaacaaaatgaaataacCGATatgctcctcggctaaatcctcgtgcaagcacgctactcgtcggaacctgcgcGATGTCCCtgtgaacatcattcaaacagaaaggtgagaattcacatcataatgaatACATAATATACGAACAATGAATATATCATACAATAACATTATCATTCGTCACTCTTCATAATTTGAATAAGTTCTACAATTATTGCACATAATACAAATACCAATCCCACACGAGTAAAACACATTCATTCAATTAATCACATAACACATAATGCGACTCGAAATGCAAGTAATGTGACTCATGCATGTTGTAACATTGTGAGGTTCAAAACTCACCGCTCCCGATTAAAACAGAGTCACGCTTCCGATCCGAACAAGATCAAAGCCCTCAAAATATGAACATTTAGTTCACCACTTTCGAATCCACAAAAGGAACAAAGTCGCCTCtatttccacacaaggatcaaagctAACCGGAGTAGAATCTCCCCATGTATGCATgtacaacattacacaacatatGCAAATAAGATTATCACACAACCTTAATTATTCAAGCATGTCACATAATTCGCACAACTCATATTTTTCACCAAAATGTTGCACAATACTCATTAATCATTAAACAAGCATATACTTAGCATTTAATGATCATTTATAACATATAACACACAAGTCAATTCATGTTACTCACTCCATTCACAAATTCACATCATACATATACCAAAGCACATGTATCATGTATCAATTCATTTTCGATTCAAAACCTatccaaacatcattgaataaattattaaaattcatgGAAATCCATCTAAAATCATAATCATACAGGATCCCAAGGCAAAGaatcaaaattccaaaatttcaTAACAGATTGGCGCGGCGCGGCCTGTCTCCCCCGCGGCGCGAGTCAAGTCAGAGAGTTTCGCGCGGCGCGACCAAGACCTCCTGCGGCGCGACTGTGATTTTTGGAGAAAAAaacccattttgacagcattttgaAAATCGTTtttaaatcaacaaaactcatccAAACAGTAGCCTAACTCAACTCTTACTATCTCCTTTCTCTCTAATTGGGCTTAGTAACACTTACTATCTATTTACCTCCATTCTAAGTTTTTAGGCCCAATAGCTAGTATTACTCATATACTACTAATAGTCTAGTTAATCCAATTAGCACAAAAcaccaaattaaataattatcacaccaaataataattaaataattatactaataataaaagaactattaaatgagaaaaaatataaaaatcgggatgttacattcAACGCCACTTCTGTTATCTAATATAAAGTGTTTAGGTGGGTGGGGCGGCCCAAGCCTTTGTTGAGGTTGAAGTTTggggtattttatttatttatgggttTAGAGAAAGGGAAGTTGGTGTCTTTAGGTCTAGTCTCGATTTGAAAATCAGTGCTCTGGACTATTTGGAATAGgtgaaataaatttatttgtataCATGATTGCCTGATGGTGAATCAATGGATGTCTTCGACATAGCATTGAAAGTTTTTAAATTATCGATTAGCTGAAAATAATATAAACTAATCCCATCATAAGAGCTCAACAGCTCTAACTTACAACAGAAACAAAAGACCATATTACTTTCTGAAAGATGAGAGAAAAAGTGTTTGtttctctcccttctctctaGCTTTTGTTACTTTTCTTCCTTAGTATGGCTTGGCACAAAGTACAGAGGAGAGGTTTCCGCCAAGGCGCTCAAAAGTGGGATATTTTCCCGCACGGTGGGATGCAGGTGAGGGATAATGACATTATTTCCTCCTTTTATTTCTCGGAGATACCGGAGAGGAGCAGGGCGGTGGACATTTTCAGACTTTTTAGTTGTGTGGGAGACACGGTTGAGGTGGTAATTCCGCCCAAACATAATAAGTTTGGTAAACGATTCGGCTTTGCGAGGTTTAAAGATGTGAAGGAAGAGAAGCTTATGGCAGTCAAACTTGATAATATTATTATAGATGGGAAAAAAATCTATGTGAACCAACCTAGGTTTGCAAGGGGCAGCAAAGAGAGAAGGAACATGGAACAAGGCAAGGAGTTTTCTACAGGAGGCGAACGAAAGATGGATGACCAGGGGAGATTCAATAGAAGAATAGTGAATAATGTGTCTTTTGCTGATGTTCTCCAGGGTAACGATATTAGGAAGGAGGCTACACAGGATTCACCTTCGCTCAGTTTCTGTTCGTCTTCAGAGCTTAAGGATAGATGGAAGAAAGCGTTTATAGGGGAGGTTTTGTTCTCGGGCGAATCCTACAATATTCAAACACATATGGAGATTGACGGCTTTTTTTCTATTAAAGTTCATCCGATGGGAGCGAATCTGTGCTTGCTGGATGAGATGGAGGTAGGGATTCTTCAGGAACTCATTGATGAAGGGGAATGGTGGTGGAAGCAATGGTTCAAAAACATAAGACCATGGCAATCAAGTGATGTGGATTCGGAGAGAGTTATGTGGGTTCGATTATATGGATTCCATGTCAAGCGTGGAGTGTTGATTTCTTCGAAAAAGTTGCTAACTTTCTAGGTACTTTCATATGTGTAGATGATAATATAAGAGCTGCTGAGAACATGGATATCACAAGATTTATGGTTAGGGTTCCTTTCAATTTCACCCTAAAGGAACAGATGAATGTTGTAATTGATGATGAAAAGTTCTCTTTGATTTTGC contains:
- the LOC131604340 gene encoding uncharacterized protein LOC131604340; its protein translation is MLRAQINGFRQKDNEFLFEAWERYKDMLRLCPHNGLEEWLIIHTFYNGLLYNTRLTIDAAAGGTLMDKAYADAYALIESMAQNHYNWGSERAQSEKTSGEKSSTKSGMYEISSLNRVNAKVDALTQKIENLTVAPVDAVAAVSPNCEICGMSGHAAPECHLLAGVSPEPVNYAQGNPYSNTYNPGWKNHPKFSYKNNNALYAPGQAPSVPPGYQKAPFDTSNVPRKSNLELMMENFIATQTQTNKDFINQNMHTNEQIKQLATKVDALATHNKMLETQISQVAQQQAPIVAPAGTFPGQPQPNPKGHAHAIILRSGREMHEPTDPRLKNPAIFQSPSKTTEEESRPKDKPSNPKEKEDKEGETEEKEVPYIPPPHYKPPIPYPQRLEKSKNIGKFKKFVELLKQLNITIPFTEAITQMPSYAKFLKEILLNKKKLEDNETVTLTAECSAIIQNKMPSKLKDPGSFSIPSNIGKFVIDKALCDLRASISLMPLSICEKLNMGDLRPTKMLVQLIDRSVKYPVGVLENLPVRIGQFYIPTNFIIMDIKEDVNIPIILGRPFLATAGAIIDVKKGKLTFEVGEEKVEFILTQFLQAPTIEDTCYLVDVIDECVREI